A single genomic interval of Polyangium spumosum harbors:
- a CDS encoding type VI secretion system Vgr family protein, producing the protein MPNLELSFASGIDSLSVRHFVVEEGLSTLFRVKVTARSPDDSIDLEEILGQPARFRIAAGLPFLQTDARVWGGVVSHFEQTRVEKTGLSTYELVIVPALWLLTQRRNHRLFQHIAIPDIVDELLAEWGIELVWAIDRSAYPKLELRTQYGESDHDFFCRLLEEAGITYHFRDDPEIGSRLVLTDRPHAGAPRAGQPITFVDSPGQAEVGEKEYVTALRLGHEVRPGRYTLRDFDFRNPDFQLFSQAAPAAGPEARYEQYHYEPSVMLVEQSHGADMSSVPTGGTPVSDDKGVARFHQPSGTRRARVALESQRAARRQVRFETNVIDLWPGQILTLTGHPRDDISGQRLLMTRFRIEGDPTEEWTMRGTAQFAVHPHRPPQVTPKPRIHGMQSAIVAGPPGEEIYTDEFGRVRVQLHWDREGKSDDNSSIWMRVSQGWAGGGFGLFTIPRVGHEVLVSFLDGDPDSPIVVGRVFNGSAQVPYKLPDNKTVSTFRSKSSPGSDGFNEIRFEDATEREHLYIQAQKDMDTLVKNDEMHAVGRDATRVVHKDETLTVGHNRSKVVHFNELETTGLNRNVTVGANRNTTVGVDDSTLVGGKYSVTMARGLTAKLPDALSKLMNGPLAPVLSGPITSVLGMIPIAPLGGARDLLEAVQRGPLSILRSLAPETFENVLGVLTGFVDDPGPPPTSFEMVDRKITLTTGEASIVLDGPNITMMAEGNIMLHARGNVGVMGDKEAALAGQEKTLVLSRANDVIVQAAKDVHLNPFDLSPERAGAAEAVEYPPLDELAESCPLCGGLLGEDEHGTYCLRLREEQKTCPVCGGSLIEHEDGTVSCSRSAGAGGATETEPAESR; encoded by the coding sequence ATGCCCAATCTCGAGCTCTCGTTCGCGTCGGGGATCGACTCTCTCAGCGTGCGCCATTTCGTGGTCGAGGAGGGGCTGTCCACGCTCTTCCGCGTCAAGGTGACCGCCCGCTCGCCGGACGACAGCATCGATCTCGAGGAGATCCTCGGGCAGCCGGCGCGCTTCCGCATCGCCGCGGGCCTGCCGTTCCTCCAGACCGACGCGCGCGTCTGGGGCGGCGTCGTGAGCCATTTCGAGCAGACACGCGTGGAGAAGACGGGGCTGTCCACGTACGAGCTGGTCATCGTCCCCGCGCTCTGGCTGCTCACGCAGCGGCGCAACCACCGGCTCTTCCAGCACATCGCCATTCCCGACATCGTGGACGAGCTGCTCGCGGAGTGGGGGATCGAGCTGGTCTGGGCGATCGACCGGAGCGCATACCCCAAGCTGGAGCTGCGGACCCAGTATGGCGAGAGCGACCACGACTTTTTTTGCAGGCTGCTCGAGGAGGCCGGGATCACCTACCATTTTCGTGATGATCCGGAGATCGGCTCGCGCCTCGTCTTGACGGATCGGCCCCACGCCGGCGCCCCGCGCGCCGGGCAGCCCATCACGTTCGTGGACAGCCCCGGGCAGGCCGAGGTCGGCGAGAAGGAGTACGTCACGGCCTTGAGGCTGGGTCACGAGGTGCGGCCGGGCCGGTATACCCTCCGCGATTTCGATTTCCGCAACCCCGACTTCCAGCTCTTCAGCCAGGCCGCGCCCGCCGCGGGCCCCGAGGCGCGTTACGAGCAGTACCATTACGAGCCGAGCGTGATGCTCGTCGAGCAGAGCCACGGCGCCGACATGAGCTCCGTCCCGACGGGCGGCACGCCCGTGAGCGACGACAAGGGCGTGGCGCGGTTCCACCAGCCTTCGGGCACCCGCCGCGCCCGCGTGGCCCTGGAGAGCCAGCGCGCCGCGCGCAGGCAGGTCCGCTTCGAGACGAACGTCATCGACCTCTGGCCAGGCCAGATCCTCACCCTCACGGGCCACCCGCGCGACGATATCAGCGGCCAGCGCCTCCTGATGACGCGCTTCCGCATCGAGGGAGATCCCACGGAGGAGTGGACGATGCGCGGCACGGCGCAGTTCGCCGTCCATCCCCACCGGCCCCCGCAGGTCACGCCGAAGCCGCGCATCCACGGCATGCAGAGCGCCATCGTCGCCGGCCCGCCCGGCGAGGAGATTTACACCGATGAGTTTGGCCGGGTACGCGTCCAGCTCCACTGGGACCGCGAGGGCAAGAGCGACGACAATAGCTCCATCTGGATGCGCGTGAGCCAGGGCTGGGCGGGGGGAGGCTTCGGGCTCTTCACCATCCCGCGCGTAGGCCACGAGGTGCTCGTGTCCTTCCTCGACGGCGACCCCGACAGCCCCATCGTGGTGGGCCGCGTCTTCAATGGGAGCGCGCAGGTCCCCTACAAGCTGCCCGACAACAAGACCGTCAGCACCTTCCGATCGAAGAGCTCCCCGGGCTCGGACGGCTTCAACGAGATCCGGTTCGAGGACGCGACGGAGCGCGAGCACCTGTACATCCAGGCCCAGAAGGACATGGATACCCTCGTCAAGAACGACGAGATGCACGCCGTCGGCCGGGACGCGACGCGGGTCGTTCACAAGGACGAGACCCTCACCGTCGGGCACAACCGGAGCAAGGTGGTCCATTTCAACGAGCTGGAGACCACGGGCCTGAACCGCAATGTCACGGTGGGCGCCAACCGCAACACGACGGTGGGCGTGGACGATAGCACCCTGGTCGGCGGCAAGTATTCGGTGACCATGGCCCGCGGGCTCACGGCCAAGCTCCCCGACGCGCTGAGCAAGCTGATGAACGGCCCGCTCGCGCCCGTGCTGAGTGGCCCCATCACCTCCGTGCTCGGGATGATCCCCATCGCGCCCCTCGGCGGCGCGCGGGACCTCCTCGAGGCGGTGCAGCGCGGCCCGCTCTCGATCCTGCGCAGCCTGGCGCCGGAGACCTTCGAGAACGTGCTCGGCGTGCTCACGGGGTTCGTCGATGACCCGGGCCCTCCGCCCACTTCATTCGAGATGGTCGACCGCAAGATCACGCTGACCACCGGGGAGGCCTCCATCGTCCTCGACGGCCCCAACATCACGATGATGGCCGAGGGCAACATCATGCTCCACGCCCGCGGAAACGTGGGCGTCATGGGCGATAAAGAGGCCGCCCTCGCGGGGCAGGAAAAGACCCTGGTGCTCTCCCGGGCGAACGACGTGATCGTGCAAGCCGCGAAAGACGTCCACCTGAACCCCTTCGACCTGTCGCCGGAGCGCGCGGGGGCCGCCGAGGCCGTGGAGTATCCTCCGCTCGACGAGCTCGCCGAGAGCTGCCCGCTCTGCGGCGGCCTCCTGGGGGAGGACGAGCACGGCACGTATTGCCTCCGCCTGCGCGAGGAGCAAAAGACCTGCCCCGTCTGCGGCGGGTCGCTCATCGAGCACGAGGACGGCACCGTGAGCTGCTCGCGCTCGGCTGGCGCAGGCGGAGCGACAGAGACGGAGCCTGCAGAGAGCCGCTGA
- a CDS encoding DUF2169 family type VI secretion system accessory protein yields the protein MDVRPLCPLPATSVLFRPREKRWALAVVCKATYQLLPGTLALAMNQEPLYEQDRCSGQGGFTSVDRPADLVPLKPRVDVVLVGSAYAPKGPLLRSIPVRLVVGELEKALEVSPPRTLDAGGVTREAAPLASAPLRQILPAGLGPIAATWPARRDRLGARAAAFRDGAWHNETLGDDFDLAYFQVAPPDQQLESLRADARIVLENLLPDTPRCVTRLPGLAPRAFLSAPGREGMPLALRPDTLLIDTNRGICTVTYRGRLDLSRPTDRGVVYILLEGAGETTTWSDVEALLRSPDEITSDSWRGVPSVTSVTSVMDAARSGARDTNTTVEFDSASLRNMTPVLPFSEKGAPPPAPRVPRPASTNAVDVDDEARTAVMDIDGMRAEQARRSVLPFIQPSSPAAPLITPPSFSPPPIPPSAPGPAVFHGAPPVPPPSFGPPPVATPPAPPAAPPPWEPRGFGAPKVPVPFAQPPSTTAPNSPAKPADLDPTFLSAAGYAGLLSASNAAARGEGPGLASQARQGAEGDGAEAPARAAGKPIELIWYDPACVTRMKKHPAWGPMFKPPPKAPAPERGKPPAPPPSQEAIEEAQKAEVFNVLSRAEPSPEGAYARAGDADAEGTPLHLLSGTLSFPLDDIQTLKLTAATAAPLAASDKKLRELLELVENVLEMPLEGVPEVTTGFVQRVRDAWSSANRLMPPDYLVMHTERLLLNQRHYQKRDLLDDTWIRALFSPEASSSQIPAYVPAKLSKRLPLFRHFSARLLVEVLPQQDMYETHPVALRVAAVARLLDAPPPAKPKA from the coding sequence ATGGATGTCCGCCCTCTCTGCCCGCTGCCCGCCACGTCCGTCCTCTTTCGGCCCAGGGAGAAGCGCTGGGCGCTGGCCGTGGTTTGCAAAGCGACGTACCAGCTCTTGCCGGGGACGCTCGCGCTCGCCATGAACCAGGAGCCCCTTTACGAGCAGGATCGGTGCTCGGGTCAGGGCGGGTTCACGAGCGTGGATCGCCCCGCCGATCTCGTGCCCCTCAAGCCCCGCGTGGACGTCGTGCTCGTCGGGTCGGCCTATGCGCCGAAGGGGCCGCTCTTGCGCTCCATTCCTGTGCGGCTCGTGGTGGGCGAGCTCGAGAAGGCGCTGGAGGTCAGCCCCCCGCGCACGCTCGACGCGGGCGGCGTGACACGCGAGGCAGCCCCTCTCGCGTCGGCGCCGCTGCGCCAGATCCTCCCCGCGGGCCTCGGCCCGATCGCCGCGACCTGGCCCGCGCGACGCGACCGGCTGGGCGCCCGCGCTGCGGCCTTCCGGGACGGGGCCTGGCATAACGAGACCCTCGGCGACGATTTCGACCTCGCCTATTTCCAGGTCGCCCCGCCGGACCAGCAACTGGAGTCGCTGCGCGCGGACGCGCGGATTGTCCTGGAAAACCTGCTGCCCGACACGCCCCGCTGCGTGACGCGCCTCCCCGGCCTCGCCCCGCGCGCCTTTTTGAGCGCGCCTGGCCGGGAAGGCATGCCCCTCGCGCTCCGCCCGGATACGCTCCTCATCGACACCAACCGCGGCATCTGCACGGTGACGTACCGCGGGCGGCTCGATCTCTCGCGCCCGACCGATCGCGGCGTCGTCTACATCCTCCTCGAGGGAGCGGGCGAGACCACGACCTGGAGCGACGTCGAGGCCCTCTTGCGCTCGCCGGACGAGATCACCAGCGATAGCTGGCGCGGGGTTCCTTCGGTCACGTCGGTCACGAGCGTCATGGACGCCGCGCGCTCGGGCGCGCGCGACACGAATACGACCGTCGAGTTCGACTCCGCCTCGCTGCGCAACATGACCCCGGTCCTGCCCTTCAGCGAAAAGGGCGCGCCTCCTCCCGCGCCGCGCGTGCCGCGGCCCGCGTCCACGAATGCCGTCGACGTCGATGACGAGGCGCGCACCGCCGTCATGGACATCGACGGAATGCGCGCCGAGCAAGCGCGTCGCTCCGTGCTGCCCTTCATCCAGCCCTCCTCGCCGGCCGCGCCGCTCATCACGCCGCCGTCCTTCAGCCCGCCGCCGATCCCGCCCAGCGCTCCGGGCCCCGCCGTATTCCACGGCGCGCCGCCCGTGCCGCCCCCTTCATTCGGCCCGCCGCCCGTGGCGACTCCTCCCGCGCCTCCCGCTGCGCCGCCGCCCTGGGAGCCCCGCGGCTTCGGAGCGCCCAAGGTCCCGGTCCCCTTCGCCCAGCCGCCCTCGACGACCGCGCCGAATAGCCCTGCCAAACCTGCAGACCTCGATCCGACCTTCCTCTCCGCCGCGGGTTATGCAGGCTTGCTCTCGGCTTCGAATGCCGCCGCGCGCGGGGAGGGGCCGGGCCTCGCGAGCCAGGCGAGGCAAGGCGCCGAGGGGGACGGGGCGGAGGCCCCGGCGCGCGCCGCGGGCAAGCCGATCGAGCTGATCTGGTACGATCCGGCGTGCGTCACGCGCATGAAGAAGCACCCCGCGTGGGGGCCGATGTTCAAGCCTCCCCCGAAGGCGCCTGCCCCGGAGCGGGGCAAACCCCCCGCGCCGCCGCCCTCGCAGGAGGCGATCGAAGAGGCCCAGAAGGCGGAGGTCTTCAACGTGTTGTCGCGCGCGGAGCCCTCCCCCGAGGGCGCGTACGCGCGTGCCGGAGACGCGGACGCGGAGGGCACGCCGCTCCACCTGCTCTCCGGGACGTTGTCCTTTCCGCTCGACGACATCCAGACGCTCAAGCTCACCGCCGCGACGGCGGCCCCGCTCGCGGCGAGCGACAAGAAGCTGCGGGAGCTGCTCGAGCTCGTGGAGAACGTGCTCGAGATGCCGCTCGAGGGTGTCCCCGAGGTGACGACCGGCTTCGTCCAGCGGGTTCGTGACGCGTGGTCGAGCGCCAACCGCCTCATGCCGCCCGATTACCTCGTGATGCACACCGAGCGGCTCCTCTTGAACCAGCGCCACTACCAGAAACGCGATCTGCTCGACGACACGTGGATCCGCGCTCTCTTCTCGCCCGAGGCGTCGTCGTCGCAGATACCGGCGTACGTGCCGGCGAAGCTGTCGAAGCGATTGCCTCTCTTTCGCCACTTCTCCGCGCGCCTCCTCGTGGAGGTCCTGCCGCAGCAGGACATGTACGAGACGCACCCTGTCGCGCTGCGTGTCGCCGCCGTCGCCCGGCTGCTCGACGCGCCGCCGCCCGCCAAGCCCAAAGCCTGA
- the mutL gene encoding DNA mismatch repair endonuclease MutL translates to MTELSGRVHVLPDDLANQIAAGEVVERPASVVKELVENALDARARRIRVDIEGGGVQLVRVTDDGTGMDRKDATLAVLRHATSKIGSIDDLRRIQSFGFRGEALPSIASVSRFSLRTRRAEDDEGTLVRIEGGSPADVGPCGAPAGTSIEVRDLFFNVPARRKFLRAVSTESAHVTEVVEAAALCRPEVTLVLARDGRVAREWLRTQSREARAVDVFDDEPLAACRGERGPMIVEAFLSRPERARAGATRLLFFVNGRPVKDRTLARMVANAYGSVLEPGRYPVGVVHIDLPPELVDVNVHPQKAEVRFADGRAIQDALYKIIAAPLARAFGLPAPGASPWSHYHKNRAEEPRPPPEPAAPPPPATAFLPGLFGKPPAPAPADPAPFGQRKQKPQEEAAPPVTTWSGSGELPLPEPRNVNQGHTLPTPPEPDPWGLAGDATPPPLPAAAPIPPPMAAPPRVYPTAEERMQAGERPGAFGSLSFVAQVRRTFLVCEGQDGLFVLDQHAAAERVTFERLRRAYETRAVASQRLLIPEMVTVTAEEAAIIEEAQDAIGRTGLEVSLRGMRDAAITAVPQILAARATPAVLLRDLLSELSRVGERAFSGAVDLALATMACHGSIRAGDLVSKEEAEALFRALDEVDFAGHCPHGRPVVMRIRWAELEQKVGRR, encoded by the coding sequence GTGACCGAGCTCTCCGGGCGTGTCCACGTCCTTCCGGACGACCTCGCCAACCAGATCGCAGCCGGCGAGGTCGTCGAGCGGCCCGCGAGCGTGGTGAAGGAGCTCGTCGAGAACGCGCTCGACGCGCGCGCGCGCAGGATCCGCGTCGACATCGAGGGCGGCGGCGTACAGCTCGTGCGCGTCACCGACGACGGCACCGGCATGGACCGAAAGGACGCGACGCTCGCCGTCCTGCGCCACGCGACGAGCAAGATCGGATCGATCGACGACCTGCGCCGCATCCAGAGCTTCGGCTTCCGCGGCGAGGCGCTCCCCTCGATCGCCAGCGTCAGCCGCTTCTCGCTGCGCACGCGCCGGGCCGAGGACGACGAGGGCACGCTCGTGCGCATCGAGGGCGGCAGCCCCGCCGACGTCGGCCCGTGCGGCGCACCGGCGGGCACGAGCATCGAGGTGCGCGACCTCTTCTTCAACGTGCCCGCGCGGCGCAAGTTCCTGCGCGCCGTGAGCACGGAGAGCGCGCACGTCACCGAGGTCGTCGAGGCCGCGGCGCTCTGTCGCCCCGAGGTCACGCTCGTGCTCGCGCGGGACGGGCGCGTCGCGCGCGAGTGGTTACGCACGCAGAGCCGCGAGGCGCGCGCCGTGGACGTCTTCGACGACGAGCCGCTCGCGGCGTGCCGCGGCGAGCGTGGACCGATGATCGTGGAGGCGTTCCTCTCGCGACCCGAACGAGCGCGCGCGGGCGCGACGCGGCTTTTGTTTTTCGTGAACGGCCGCCCCGTCAAGGACCGCACCCTCGCGCGCATGGTCGCCAACGCCTACGGCAGCGTGCTCGAGCCCGGCCGTTATCCCGTCGGCGTGGTCCACATCGACCTGCCGCCCGAGCTCGTCGACGTGAACGTGCACCCGCAGAAGGCCGAGGTCCGCTTCGCCGACGGCCGCGCGATCCAGGACGCGCTCTACAAGATCATCGCGGCGCCGCTGGCCCGCGCCTTTGGTTTGCCCGCGCCGGGGGCCTCGCCGTGGTCGCATTACCATAAAAACCGCGCCGAGGAGCCCCGCCCCCCGCCCGAGCCCGCCGCGCCCCCGCCGCCCGCGACGGCGTTTTTGCCCGGGCTCTTCGGCAAACCTCCCGCGCCCGCCCCCGCGGACCCCGCTCCCTTCGGTCAGCGAAAACAGAAGCCGCAGGAGGAGGCCGCGCCGCCGGTCACGACCTGGAGCGGCTCCGGCGAGCTCCCCCTGCCAGAGCCGCGCAATGTAAATCAAGGACACACCCTTCCCACGCCACCCGAGCCCGACCCGTGGGGGCTCGCCGGCGACGCGACGCCACCTCCCTTGCCCGCAGCCGCCCCGATCCCGCCGCCGATGGCCGCGCCGCCGCGCGTGTACCCGACGGCGGAGGAGCGAATGCAGGCGGGAGAGCGCCCCGGCGCGTTCGGCTCGCTCTCGTTCGTCGCGCAGGTCCGGCGCACGTTCCTCGTCTGCGAGGGGCAGGACGGGCTCTTCGTGCTCGACCAGCACGCCGCGGCCGAGCGCGTCACCTTCGAAAGGCTCCGGCGGGCCTATGAGACCCGCGCCGTCGCCTCGCAGAGGCTGCTGATCCCCGAAATGGTCACGGTCACGGCCGAGGAGGCGGCGATCATCGAGGAGGCGCAGGACGCCATCGGCCGCACTGGCCTCGAGGTCTCGCTGCGCGGCATGCGCGACGCGGCCATCACGGCCGTCCCGCAGATCCTCGCCGCCCGCGCGACACCCGCCGTCCTCTTGCGGGACCTGCTCTCCGAGCTCTCGCGTGTCGGCGAGCGCGCGTTCTCCGGCGCCGTCGACCTCGCCCTCGCCACGATGGCCTGCCACGGCTCGATCCGCGCCGGCGACCTCGTCTCGAAGGAGGAAGCCGAGGCGCTCTTCCGCGCCCTCGACGAGGTCGATTTCGCCGGCCATTGCCCGCACGGCCGCCCCGTGGTCATGCGGATCCGGTGGGCGGAGCTCGAGCAGAAGGTCGGGCGGAGATAA
- a CDS encoding RNA polymerase factor sigma-32, which yields MATKKTEPGKKTTRASAGGATKRGKRTDASAAAKAERRASDADPAEAAEGGGDDEGHAAESEGSDVEVIEVEGEVVDEDVDAGSFDKLPLAPRKAAAPKSDAALSRTDPLQAYLREVQRHPLLTPEEEQKLTRHYVETQDVKTAARLVTANLRLVVKLAYEYRRAYKNIMDLIQEGNIGLMQAVKRYDPYRGVKLSSYAAWWIRAYILRFILNNWRLVKLGTTQAQRKLFFNLNKEKARLAAMGIEPTAAEIARRLSVDESEVVDMDRRLSSGEASLDAPVGDSEGRSVSRIDLMPSYTTGPDAAYESQEMDEMVRERLSKFRETLKGKDIIIFDKRMAAEDPLTLQELGDEFGISRERVRQLEARLTMKLREYLKEELGDAVGGAR from the coding sequence GTGGCCACCAAGAAGACCGAGCCGGGTAAAAAGACGACAAGAGCCTCGGCGGGCGGGGCGACCAAGCGGGGGAAGCGGACGGATGCGTCTGCCGCGGCGAAAGCCGAGCGGCGAGCCTCCGACGCCGATCCCGCCGAGGCCGCCGAGGGCGGCGGGGACGACGAGGGCCACGCAGCCGAGTCCGAGGGCTCGGATGTCGAGGTGATCGAGGTCGAGGGCGAGGTCGTCGACGAGGACGTCGACGCCGGCTCCTTCGACAAACTCCCCCTCGCCCCGCGCAAGGCCGCCGCGCCGAAGAGCGACGCCGCGCTCTCGCGCACCGATCCCTTGCAGGCGTACCTGCGCGAGGTGCAGCGCCATCCGCTGCTCACGCCCGAGGAGGAGCAGAAGCTCACGCGGCACTACGTCGAGACGCAGGACGTCAAGACCGCCGCGCGCCTCGTCACGGCGAACCTGCGCCTCGTGGTGAAGCTCGCGTACGAGTATCGCCGCGCCTACAAGAACATCATGGACCTCATCCAGGAGGGCAACATCGGCCTCATGCAGGCCGTGAAGCGGTACGACCCGTACCGCGGCGTGAAGCTCTCCTCGTACGCGGCGTGGTGGATACGCGCGTACATCCTCCGGTTCATCCTGAACAACTGGCGGCTCGTGAAGCTCGGCACGACGCAGGCGCAGCGCAAGCTCTTCTTCAACCTGAACAAGGAGAAGGCGCGGCTCGCGGCGATGGGCATCGAGCCCACGGCGGCCGAGATCGCGCGCCGTTTGTCGGTGGACGAGAGCGAGGTCGTCGACATGGATCGGCGCCTCTCGAGCGGCGAGGCCTCGCTCGACGCGCCCGTCGGCGACAGCGAGGGGCGCTCGGTGTCGCGTATCGATCTCATGCCCTCGTACACGACCGGACCGGACGCCGCCTACGAGTCGCAGGAGATGGACGAGATGGTGCGCGAGCGCCTCTCGAAGTTCCGCGAGACCCTGAAGGGCAAGGACATCATCATCTTCGACAAACGCATGGCGGCCGAGGATCCGCTGACGCTCCAGGAGCTCGGCGACGAGTTCGGCATCTCGCGCGAGCGCGTGCGCCAGCTCGAAGCGCGGCTGACCATGAAGCTGCGCGAGTACCTGAAAGAGGAGCTCGGCGACGCCGTCGGCGGCGCGAGGTAG
- the rsmI gene encoding 16S rRNA (cytidine(1402)-2'-O)-methyltransferase, translating into MSDAPERGVLYVVATPIGHLGDLSPRAAEVLRNAARVAAEDTRRTRGLLTHLGITGKPIDRLDAHASAHAITRAVDKLVAGEDVALVTDAGTPVVSDPGTDLVRAAAEAGVRVVPIPGPSAVMAALSASGLCTGAFRFLGFLPRKGPERRDALELVRATPESVVLFESPERTAETLADLATTLPNRSGAVARELTKLHEEILRGPLPELARVAKERETLGEVTIVIGPGEAPKGPLVGEEELDRLIDEQLTRGRRPKDIADELALVSGRPRRELYSRVLGRKRDEA; encoded by the coding sequence GTGAGCGACGCGCCCGAGCGAGGGGTGCTCTACGTGGTGGCCACGCCCATCGGCCACCTCGGTGATCTATCGCCGCGCGCGGCGGAGGTGCTTCGAAACGCCGCGCGTGTCGCCGCCGAGGACACGCGCAGGACACGCGGGTTGCTCACGCACCTCGGCATCACCGGCAAGCCGATCGACAGGCTCGACGCGCACGCGTCGGCGCACGCCATCACGCGCGCGGTCGACAAGCTCGTCGCGGGTGAGGACGTCGCGCTCGTGACCGACGCGGGCACGCCCGTCGTGAGTGATCCGGGCACGGACCTCGTGCGCGCCGCGGCCGAGGCCGGCGTGCGTGTCGTGCCGATCCCGGGCCCGAGCGCGGTGATGGCGGCGCTCTCGGCCTCGGGCCTCTGCACGGGGGCGTTTCGGTTCCTCGGCTTCTTGCCGCGCAAGGGGCCCGAGCGGCGCGACGCGCTCGAGCTCGTGCGCGCGACGCCCGAGTCGGTGGTGCTCTTCGAATCCCCCGAGCGTACGGCCGAGACGCTCGCCGATCTCGCGACGACCCTGCCGAACCGATCCGGCGCGGTCGCCCGCGAGCTCACGAAGCTGCACGAGGAGATCCTGCGTGGCCCGCTGCCCGAGCTCGCGCGTGTCGCGAAGGAGCGCGAGACGCTCGGCGAGGTGACGATCGTGATCGGGCCCGGCGAAGCGCCGAAGGGGCCACTCGTCGGCGAGGAGGAGCTCGATCGGCTCATCGACGAGCAGCTCACGCGCGGCCGGCGACCCAAGGACATCGCCGACGAGCTCGCCCTCGTGTCGGGTCGTCCGCGGCGCGAGCTTTATTCGCGCGTGCTCGGGCGCAAGAGGGACGAGGCGTGA
- a CDS encoding alpha/beta fold hydrolase, which translates to MTDVHVIVSRPGPVESAILAELGGTFEVKRRMLPPLTLRTLEGGQGEPVLFLHGRGHAATIWAPVLNEVARSRRVVAVDLPGFGHSSSPPFRGHDPSAAVCFFVEPIAALVKELGLERASIVGHSLGGLVALELALGGHVRPPKLALVASMGLGAFTTRAARVFFRLGPERITRAFGFVRRPRDTRGPWEHRLAALEGELLSVLGGKAPPTRAFDALVPLSGPAYERSSDLRRIDAETLLVWGEDDPVIPAPVAIAAAASIPRAELVVLPGLGHTPHIEGAARVTELVASFLG; encoded by the coding sequence GTGACCGACGTCCACGTGATCGTGTCGCGGCCGGGCCCGGTCGAGTCGGCGATCCTGGCGGAGCTCGGTGGGACGTTCGAGGTCAAGCGCAGGATGCTGCCGCCGTTGACGCTGCGCACGCTGGAGGGTGGCCAGGGCGAGCCGGTGCTCTTCCTGCATGGTCGAGGGCACGCGGCGACGATCTGGGCGCCGGTCCTGAACGAGGTCGCGCGTTCGCGCCGCGTCGTCGCCGTCGACTTGCCCGGGTTCGGTCACTCGTCGTCGCCGCCGTTCCGCGGCCACGATCCGAGCGCGGCCGTCTGCTTCTTCGTCGAGCCCATCGCCGCGCTGGTGAAGGAGCTCGGGCTCGAACGCGCGTCGATCGTCGGGCACTCGCTCGGCGGGCTCGTCGCGCTGGAGCTCGCGCTCGGAGGCCACGTGCGGCCGCCGAAGCTCGCGCTCGTCGCGTCGATGGGGCTCGGCGCCTTCACGACCCGCGCGGCGCGTGTGTTTTTTCGCCTCGGGCCGGAGCGCATCACGCGCGCGTTCGGTTTCGTGCGCAGGCCTCGTGACACGCGCGGGCCCTGGGAACACCGCCTCGCCGCGCTCGAAGGCGAGCTCCTCTCGGTGCTCGGCGGCAAGGCGCCGCCGACGCGCGCGTTTGATGCGCTCGTGCCGCTCTCCGGCCCTGCGTACGAGCGATCGTCGGACCTCCGACGTATCGACGCCGAGACGCTCCTCGTGTGGGGCGAGGACGATCCGGTGATCCCCGCGCCCGTCGCGATCGCCGCCGCCGCGTCGATCCCCCGCGCAGAGCTCGTGGTGTTGCCCGGCCTCGGCCACACGCCACACATCGAGGGCGCGGCGCGTGTCACCGAGCTCGTCGCGTCGTTCCTCGGCTGA